A window of Haloarcula taiwanensis genomic DNA:
GAATGGACGCATCAATTGTATGATATCCATACTCGCACTCGCCGGTACTGCTGAGAGCCGTCTCGTGTTAGAGTTCGGTTCGTCCCGTCAGGTCATCCGGCACGAGGCGGTAAAATTCGAATGTCACCTCGCGGAGCGGGCGTTCGAAGATGTCGACCAGCGGAATGTCGACGTGTTCGAGTCCCGCTAGCGTGTCCGTCTCAATTCCCTCCCGTTCGACATCTTCAAGTCGACCGCTGGCGGCCACACTCTGCCACCCAGTCTCTGTCTCGCGATAGGTCACGAACGTCGCCGAGCGGTCGCTGAGTTCGCCCTTCGACTTCTCAGCGCCGACAGCCAGCCGGAAATAGAAGGTAGTAGTCGGCGCGTCGTACCCGTATGATACCGGAACCGAGTGTGGCGGTGCGTCGCCGGCAGCCAGCGAGAGGACGCCCGTCCCCCCGTTGCCCAGAAGCGCGTCCCGTTCCTCGTCCGTCATCGTAATCGGGTTGTCCGCGGACATAGTTACTGTCACAACAGGAACAGCAATAAGTGCACGGTCGAGCCGCATCTGACTGCTGGCTCGCTGGGGACATGGCCGACGCCGTCCGCAGTCAGACGCTGGCAGACAGAAACGCGTGACGCTGTTTTCAGGCTTTGTCGCCATGCTGGTCTCGGGCATTGACTGCCAGCACAGGCATGTCAGCGTGTCTGATGACCCGTTCTGTCGTGCTTCCCATGAGGAACCGATTGAGCCCTGTCCGACCGGCCGTCCCCATCGCAATCAGATCGACATCGTTCTCCTCAGCGTAATCGAGAATATCTGCCGCCGGGAATCCATCGACGACCTGCGTGACAGCGTCCACGCCGGACTCGCGTGCTTGCGCTGCAATCCGCTCGGTCACCTTCTTACCTTGTGATTCCAGAGTATCGATCAAGTCTTTCGGCAGCGTGTATTCCGAACCGGTCGCCACGTCGCCGAGGTTGACGACGTTCAGAACGTGAACGCGAGAATCGAACTGCGCTGCAATCTCGCATGCCGGTTCGACAGCAGCCGTTGCAGACGTGCTTCCGTCCGTCGGGATGAGAATGTCGTCGTAGGAGTCGGTCTCGCGACTCTGTTCGGTTGCGCGGACGGTAAAAACGGGGACATCAGCCTGCCGGACGACGCTCTCTGTCACGCTTCCGGCGAGATATCGCCCGACACCGGTACGACCGTGCGTTCCCATCGCAATCAGGTCGATATCGTGGTCGTCGCGGTATGCACAGATCTCGTCGACAGGATTGCCCGTGCGGATAGTCGTCTGTATCGCTCCAGCGGCGTCCACCGCGTCTGTGATGGCCGTGACTGCTGCGTCGGCGTCGGCCCTCATGCGGTCGCGTGTCTCGTCGTCGAGTTCACCACTGCTGAATGGTCCGCCCGCCGTTCGCGTATCGATGACAGCCATGACGTGCAGAGTCCCGCTGAACGCACGCGCAAGCGCTGCCCCGTGTTCAGCGGCCCGGGTTGCGTGCTCGCTGCCGTCGGTCGGAACCAGGATTGAATCGAACATTGCTGCGTTTACAGCTCGTTGCTGTCAGTCAATAAACTGCAGTCGTGGTTCTCACGTTATTAGAAATCCGGTAGGTGGGTGTGGCACCCAACTGTTTTACCGGGATTATCACGAGTTCTCGGCGGGATGTGTCCCGGGAATATAACGAGTACCGGGTCCGTTCGGAGATGGCGCAGTATCTGTGCCACACAGCAGGCGGCCTCTCCCTGAGGAGCGCGCTCTACTTTTTTTACCGTGGGGTCACATTCAGGATACGTAACTGGATGATCAGACGCGAGCTATGACAATCGATGAATTAGAGGCGTACGGACTTGAGCGGATGGACGACGAGGAGATACAGGAGTTCCTCGCCACACACTCAACCGGCGTCCTCGGGCTTCCGACAACAGATGTTCCGTATCTGCTGCCGCTCTCGTACGGCTTCGACGATGGGGCGTGTCTCTATTTCACGTACCTGCTGGGCGAGTCAAGTCAGAAAGCGGACCTAACTGAGCGGGCCGGCCGCGGCCGGTTTCTCGTTTACGAGATTGACACCGCGTTTGAGTGGCAGAGCGTGATGCTTGCCGGGGATATCAACAGTGTCCCAGAAGACGAGTGGGCAGAGATTACGGCGATGACACAAAACGCCTGGCGACCCAACACGCTCCAGACGGCCACCACGTCCGGCGGAGTCGCGCTTTACGAATTCGAGATAACGGATCTCACCGGAATCAAGCAGACCGGACTGGCTCCCGACTTTCGGGAGAACATCGAACCGTGACTGTCGGTTGCTCGTGGTACAACCGGACGACATTACTGAAATGACGATACTCCTGCGCCAGTAGAAGCTGGCAGATTCCGCTGTTGGCGGGCGCTACGTGTAATAAGGTGCAACTAAGTGAGGATTGTAAGTAGATTGAAATAGGATGGGAGCCTGCGCTGGCAGAAGTCGCCGAGAGAGGCGACGCCGTTGACGTCGAGGTCACCACTCGATGCTGTCACGGGAACCCGTACCTGGAAATTATCAGCTATACAGACGAGGTCGACGCCGATCTGGTCGTGCTCGGCTACCACGGCCATTCTCACAGCAAAGGCAACCAGATCGGCAGTGTGACAGACCGGGTTGTCCAGAACGCGGGGCGGCCAGTGCTGGTGGCTACCTGAGAGGGCGACAGATCCGTTCGAACAGGGGTTCGCCGGTGGAGGTGTGTCTGAGTACATCCGTCTGTGATTCAGCGGCGGCAGCGACGGCGACCGAAACCGATTCCAGTGCTACTGTTCGAAACAGACTATTGAG
This region includes:
- a CDS encoding flavin-nucleotide-binding protein translates to MSADNPITMTDEERDALLGNGGTGVLSLAAGDAPPHSVPVSYGYDAPTTTFYFRLAVGAEKSKGELSDRSATFVTYRETETGWQSVAASGRLEDVEREGIETDTLAGLEHVDIPLVDIFERPLREVTFEFYRLVPDDLTGRTEL
- a CDS encoding universal stress protein; amino-acid sequence: MFDSILVPTDGSEHATRAAEHGAALARAFSGTLHVMAVIDTRTAGGPFSSGELDDETRDRMRADADAAVTAITDAVDAAGAIQTTIRTGNPVDEICAYRDDHDIDLIAMGTHGRTGVGRYLAGSVTESVVRQADVPVFTVRATEQSRETDSYDDILIPTDGSTSATAAVEPACEIAAQFDSRVHVLNVVNLGDVATGSEYTLPKDLIDTLESQGKKVTERIAAQARESGVDAVTQVVDGFPAADILDYAEENDVDLIAMGTAGRTGLNRFLMGSTTERVIRHADMPVLAVNARDQHGDKA
- a CDS encoding pyridoxamine 5'-phosphate oxidase translates to MTIDELEAYGLERMDDEEIQEFLATHSTGVLGLPTTDVPYLLPLSYGFDDGACLYFTYLLGESSQKADLTERAGRGRFLVYEIDTAFEWQSVMLAGDINSVPEDEWAEITAMTQNAWRPNTLQTATTSGGVALYEFEITDLTGIKQTGLAPDFRENIEP